One Thioclava electrotropha DNA segment encodes these proteins:
- a CDS encoding 5-oxoprolinase subunit PxpA, which produces MPKLIDLNCDLGEGFGHWAMAGAPDDQLMPLISSANVANGFHAGDPMQMNRVAKLCHQHSVGLGAHPGYRDLVGFGRRHINASSEELVNDIIYQVGAMREFGRRYGVPLQHVKPHGALYMEAARNEDLSRHLVETLQRYAPGLILFCMDISKTYAVAKRLGQPVVREFYADRDYDDSGSIVFARHVSAPDPKKLAAKCVRACLENTVETVTGKTITVEFESICFHSDTPGALEIGHAIKTALQENGVTIAPAAMVLAENEKT; this is translated from the coding sequence ATGCCGAAACTCATCGACCTGAACTGTGACCTCGGAGAAGGCTTCGGCCATTGGGCCATGGCTGGCGCGCCGGATGATCAGCTGATGCCGCTGATCTCCTCGGCCAATGTCGCGAACGGTTTTCACGCCGGCGACCCGATGCAGATGAACCGGGTCGCGAAGCTCTGCCATCAGCATTCCGTTGGTCTCGGCGCGCATCCCGGCTATCGCGATCTCGTCGGTTTCGGGCGCCGCCACATCAACGCAAGCTCCGAGGAGCTGGTGAACGACATCATTTACCAGGTGGGGGCGATGCGCGAATTCGGCCGCCGCTACGGGGTGCCGCTGCAGCACGTCAAACCGCACGGCGCGCTCTACATGGAAGCCGCGCGCAACGAGGACCTCTCGCGCCATCTGGTCGAGACGCTGCAACGCTACGCGCCGGGGCTGATCCTGTTCTGCATGGATATCTCAAAGACCTACGCGGTCGCCAAGCGCCTCGGTCAGCCGGTCGTGCGCGAGTTCTATGCCGACCGTGACTATGACGACAGCGGCTCGATCGTCTTCGCCCGCCACGTCTCCGCGCCCGACCCCAAGAAGCTCGCGGCGAAATGCGTGCGCGCCTGCCTCGAGAACACCGTCGAGACGGTCACCGGAAAGACGATTACGGTGGAGTTCGAGTCGATCTGCTTCCACTCGGACACGCCCGGTGCGCTGGAAATCGGCCACGCGATCAAGACTGCACTGCAAGAAAACGGCGTCACCATTGCCCCCGCGGCGATGGTTCTCGCTGAAAATGAAAAGACCTGA
- a CDS encoding NAD(P)/FAD-dependent oxidoreductase, whose product MLDTTINTQTQDMLDSLNAALESGDIDRAAALFATDSYWRDLVAVSWNLKTVEGPDGVADMLRNQLEHTRPGKFEIQSGEIPAEEGGVITAWVTFETNSGRGWGLMRIRDGRIWTLLTALQELKGFEENRGTRRPMGAEHGARKNRTSWKEHREAEEADLGYRTQPYVLIVGGGQGGIALGARLRQLGVPAIVLDKHDRPGDQWRSRYKSLCLHDPIWYDHLPYIKFPDNWPVFTPKDKVGDWLEMYTKVMEINYWTRSEVTGASYDDASGKWTVEVNRDGETVTLEPTQLVLATGMSGKPNMPHFPGMEDFKGTIQHSSQHEGPDPWTGKKVVVIGSNNSAHDICAALWEGDADVTMVQRSSTHIVRSDSLMEIGLGALYSEEALASGVTTEKADMIFASLPYKIMHEFQIPLYDQMRERDAEFYAGLEKAGFDLDWGDDGSGLFMKYLRRGSGYYIDVGASQLIIDGEVKLAKGQVDHFEEDAVVLADGTRLPADLVVFATGYGSMNGWAADLISQEVADRVGKVWGLGSDTTKDPGPWEGEQRNMWKPTQQEHLWFMGGNLHQSRHYSLYLALQLKARLEGLETPVYGLQEAHHLS is encoded by the coding sequence ATGCTTGATACCACCATTAACACACAGACCCAGGACATGCTGGACAGCCTGAACGCCGCGCTGGAGAGCGGCGATATCGACCGCGCGGCCGCGCTGTTTGCGACCGACAGCTACTGGCGCGACCTCGTTGCGGTCAGCTGGAACCTGAAAACCGTGGAAGGGCCGGACGGCGTCGCCGACATGCTGAGAAACCAGCTCGAGCACACCCGCCCCGGCAAGTTCGAGATCCAGTCGGGCGAGATCCCTGCCGAGGAGGGCGGCGTGATCACCGCCTGGGTCACCTTCGAGACGAATTCGGGCCGCGGCTGGGGCTTGATGCGCATCCGAGATGGCCGCATCTGGACGCTTCTGACCGCGCTTCAGGAGCTCAAGGGTTTCGAGGAAAACCGCGGCACGCGCCGCCCGATGGGCGCTGAACATGGCGCGCGCAAGAACCGGACCTCGTGGAAGGAGCACCGCGAGGCGGAAGAGGCGGATCTGGGCTATCGCACGCAGCCCTATGTGCTGATCGTCGGCGGCGGTCAGGGTGGGATCGCGCTGGGAGCGCGGCTGCGCCAGCTAGGCGTGCCTGCGATCGTGCTGGATAAGCATGACCGACCCGGCGACCAGTGGCGGAGCCGTTACAAGTCGCTCTGCCTGCATGACCCGATCTGGTATGACCACCTGCCCTACATCAAGTTTCCCGACAATTGGCCGGTCTTCACGCCCAAGGACAAGGTTGGCGACTGGCTCGAGATGTATACCAAGGTGATGGAGATCAATTACTGGACGCGGTCCGAAGTGACCGGTGCCAGCTACGATGACGCCTCCGGAAAATGGACGGTCGAGGTCAATCGTGACGGAGAGACGGTGACACTTGAGCCGACGCAGCTTGTGCTCGCGACCGGAATGTCTGGCAAGCCGAATATGCCGCATTTCCCGGGCATGGAAGACTTCAAGGGCACGATCCAGCACTCGTCGCAGCATGAGGGACCCGATCCGTGGACTGGCAAGAAAGTGGTCGTGATCGGCTCGAACAACTCCGCTCACGACATTTGCGCGGCGCTCTGGGAAGGCGATGCGGATGTCACCATGGTGCAGCGATCCTCCACCCATATCGTGCGCTCGGACTCGCTGATGGAGATCGGGCTCGGCGCGCTCTACTCGGAAGAGGCGCTCGCAAGCGGAGTCACAACCGAGAAGGCGGACATGATCTTCGCCTCCCTGCCCTACAAGATCATGCACGAGTTCCAGATCCCGCTCTACGATCAGATGCGCGAGCGCGATGCTGAGTTCTATGCAGGGCTGGAAAAGGCCGGCTTCGATCTGGACTGGGGCGATGACGGCTCTGGGCTGTTCATGAAATACCTGCGCCGCGGCTCGGGCTATTACATCGACGTGGGCGCCAGCCAGCTGATCATCGATGGCGAGGTGAAGCTGGCCAAGGGGCAGGTCGACCATTTCGAGGAAGACGCTGTGGTGCTCGCCGACGGCACGCGCTTGCCCGCCGATCTGGTGGTCTTCGCCACAGGCTACGGCTCGATGAACGGTTGGGCCGCCGATCTGATCAGCCAAGAGGTCGCCGACAGGGTTGGCAAGGTCTGGGGGCTTGGCTCGGACACCACGAAAGACCCCGGCCCGTGGGAAGGCGAGCAGCGCAATATGTGGAAGCCGACCCAACAGGAACATTTGTGGTTCATGGGCGGCAACCTGCACCAATCGCGGCATTACTCGCTCTATCTCGCGCTGCAACTGAAAGCGCGACTGGAGGGGCTGGAGACCCCGGTCTACGGGCTCCAGGAAGCCCACCACCTCTCCTGA
- a CDS encoding LysR family transcriptional regulator translates to MNFRQLKYFVATAETGQVSRAANELSISQSSVTTAIRELEAEMDTELFTRTSHGMELTQSGRELLGLSYDILTKLDEAVNIRERSSGVTGRVLVATTYTVIGYFLPYHLGRLARLHPNLDIQLHELNREAVEEGLLSNRFDIAIVLTSNVMNPELESETLMRSPRRLWLPQGHRLANLRSVDFKEIADEDYIMLTVDEAANTTMKYWNFGSTQPRVKLRTSSIEAVRSIVANGQGVTVLSDMVYRPWSLEGKRIVTVETDPPVPTMDVGLAWRRGAELSPGAVALYDYFRLTFDSSLTLNS, encoded by the coding sequence ATGAACTTCCGTCAGCTCAAGTATTTCGTGGCCACCGCCGAGACCGGTCAGGTCAGCCGGGCGGCCAACGAACTCTCGATTTCCCAGTCCTCGGTGACGACCGCGATCCGCGAGCTTGAGGCCGAAATGGATACCGAGCTTTTCACCCGGACCTCGCACGGGATGGAGCTGACCCAGTCGGGGCGCGAGTTGCTGGGCCTGTCCTACGATATCCTCACCAAGCTCGACGAGGCGGTGAATATCCGCGAGCGCAGCAGCGGCGTGACCGGGCGGGTTCTCGTCGCGACCACCTACACGGTGATCGGGTATTTCCTGCCCTATCATCTGGGGCGGCTGGCGCGGCTGCACCCCAATCTCGATATCCAGCTCCACGAGCTGAACCGCGAGGCGGTGGAGGAAGGACTGCTGTCGAACCGTTTCGACATCGCGATCGTGCTGACCTCGAACGTGATGAACCCGGAACTGGAAAGCGAGACGCTGATGCGCTCGCCCCGCAGGCTCTGGTTGCCGCAGGGACACCGACTGGCGAACCTGCGCAGCGTCGATTTCAAGGAGATCGCCGACGAGGACTATATCATGCTCACCGTTGACGAGGCGGCGAACACGACGATGAAATACTGGAACTTCGGCTCGACCCAACCGCGCGTGAAGCTGCGCACCTCATCGATCGAGGCGGTGCGCTCGATCGTGGCGAACGGGCAGGGGGTGACCGTGCTCTCCGACATGGTCTATCGGCCCTGGTCTCTCGAGGGAAAACGCATCGTAACGGTCGAAACCGATCCGCCCGTTCCGACAATGGATGTCGGTCTGGCGTGGCGCCGCGGGGCCGAGCTGTCTCCGGGCGCGGTCGCGCTCTACGACTACTTCCGGCTGACTTTCGACAGCTCGCTGACGTTGAATAGCTGA
- the torT gene encoding TMAO reductase system periplasmic protein TorT, whose translation MKHVLTSVALLGATCAALPAMAEDAWFPYPAEEVVPAFSADGTAQPIEYEALAKADKDYKICVSFPHMKDAYWLGVDYGVTEEAKREGVSLNVVEAGGYTNLAKQISQIEDCAAGGAQAVIIGAISYDGLNSVVKELADKDIPVIDLVNGMSSPDLAAKSLVSFETMGKEIGSYLAQKHPEGSDEVTVGWFPGPAGAGWVEAANKGFMEAVKGSAVKVLEPRYGDTGKEAQLKLVEDVLQANPEVSYIAGTAVTAEVAQGLLRERGLTDKVGNLAFYLTPGVYSGIQRGFIEAAPADSMVIQGRIAVDQAVRILEGKDYVKHVGPKIFVITKDNIEDTPRSAVLPPDGFQPVFSVN comes from the coding sequence ATGAAACATGTCCTGACATCCGTCGCGCTTCTGGGCGCTACGTGTGCCGCGCTCCCGGCCATGGCCGAGGATGCGTGGTTCCCCTACCCCGCCGAAGAGGTCGTCCCGGCCTTCTCCGCCGATGGCACCGCCCAGCCCATCGAATATGAGGCGCTGGCCAAGGCCGACAAGGATTACAAGATCTGCGTCTCCTTCCCGCATATGAAAGATGCCTATTGGCTGGGCGTCGATTACGGCGTGACCGAAGAGGCCAAGCGCGAAGGCGTCAGCCTGAACGTGGTCGAGGCCGGTGGCTACACCAACCTCGCCAAGCAGATCAGCCAGATCGAGGACTGTGCCGCCGGTGGCGCGCAGGCGGTCATCATCGGGGCGATCTCCTATGACGGCCTGAACTCGGTCGTGAAGGAACTGGCCGACAAGGACATCCCCGTCATCGACCTCGTCAACGGCATGTCCTCGCCCGACCTCGCGGCCAAGTCGCTCGTCTCCTTCGAGACGATGGGCAAAGAAATCGGCTCCTACCTCGCGCAGAAGCACCCCGAGGGCAGCGACGAAGTGACCGTCGGCTGGTTCCCGGGCCCGGCAGGCGCCGGTTGGGTCGAAGCCGCGAACAAGGGCTTCATGGAAGCCGTGAAGGGCTCGGCCGTGAAAGTGCTCGAGCCGCGCTATGGCGATACCGGCAAGGAAGCCCAGCTCAAGCTCGTTGAAGACGTGCTGCAGGCGAACCCGGAAGTGAGCTACATCGCGGGCACCGCAGTGACCGCGGAAGTGGCACAGGGCCTGCTGCGCGAGCGCGGCCTGACCGACAAGGTCGGCAACCTCGCCTTCTACCTGACGCCCGGCGTCTATAGCGGCATCCAGCGCGGCTTCATCGAGGCGGCCCCGGCGGACTCGATGGTCATCCAGGGCCGGATCGCGGTCGATCAGGCGGTGCGGATCCTCGAAGGCAAGGACTACGTGAAGCATGTCGGTCCGAAGATCTTCGTCATCACCAAGGACAATATCGAAGACACGCCGCGTTCCGCGGTGCTGCCCCCGGACGGCTTCCAGCCGGTCTTCTCGGTGAACTGA
- a CDS encoding 5-oxoprolinase subunit C family protein, with protein MAFKVVKPGLSTTIQDLGRPGYFHLGIPEGGAMDRFAMRVANMLVGNDEAEAGLEAVFMGPELTFEDDTLVAVTGGEMPIMVDGEPRESWSSFVVKAGQTLSFGFLKSGARIYIAFGGGIDTPSALGSRSTYPIGALGGVEGRAIAADDVIPVGKSKDMTERTLDKALLAPVETPVSLRVLPGLYWHRLTPASQAQFFADEWTVAPEADRMGYRFRGGAPMEFVEREQPFGAGSDPSNIVDGCYSYGSIQVPGGQEPIVLHRDAVSGGGYFTLGAVISADMDLIGQLQPNTKVRFVEVTMEQALAARTARRERLDKIRAALG; from the coding sequence ATGGCGTTTAAGGTTGTCAAACCCGGCCTGTCGACGACGATCCAGGATCTTGGTCGTCCGGGCTATTTCCATCTCGGCATTCCCGAAGGCGGTGCGATGGATCGCTTCGCGATGCGGGTCGCCAACATGCTGGTCGGCAATGACGAGGCCGAGGCCGGTCTGGAAGCCGTCTTCATGGGCCCGGAACTGACGTTCGAGGATGACACGCTCGTGGCCGTCACCGGTGGCGAGATGCCGATCATGGTCGATGGCGAGCCGCGCGAGAGCTGGTCCTCCTTCGTCGTGAAGGCCGGTCAGACGCTGAGCTTCGGCTTCCTGAAATCCGGCGCGCGCATCTACATCGCTTTCGGCGGCGGGATCGACACGCCGAGCGCGCTCGGCTCGCGCTCGACCTATCCGATCGGCGCGCTTGGCGGGGTCGAAGGCCGCGCCATCGCGGCGGACGACGTGATCCCGGTCGGCAAGTCCAAGGACATGACCGAGCGCACGCTCGACAAGGCGCTGCTCGCCCCGGTCGAGACGCCGGTCAGCCTGCGGGTTCTCCCGGGCCTTTATTGGCACCGGCTGACCCCGGCCTCGCAGGCGCAGTTCTTCGCCGATGAATGGACCGTCGCCCCCGAGGCAGACCGGATGGGCTATCGCTTCCGCGGTGGCGCGCCGATGGAATTCGTCGAGCGTGAACAGCCCTTCGGCGCGGGCTCCGACCCGTCGAACATCGTCGATGGCTGTTATTCCTACGGCTCGATCCAGGTGCCGGGCGGACAGGAGCCCATCGTGCTCCATCGCGACGCGGTCTCGGGCGGGGGCTACTTCACCCTCGGCGCGGTGATCTCGGCCGATATGGACCTGATCGGGCAGCTGCAACCCAACACCAAGGTGCGCTTCGTCGAAGTGACCATGGAACAGGCACTGGCCGCGCGCACCGCACGCCGCGAACGGCTCGACAAGATCCGCGCCGCGCTCGGGTAA
- a CDS encoding Glu/Leu/Phe/Val family dehydrogenase, whose translation MPTKKKDVEENTPPATGMLAKSRETLRAACERLNIHPDVFEELKGPRETLAATLLIRMDDGSRRAFQSWRCRYNDRRGPTKGGVRFHPNVSLDEIETLSFWMTFKCAVANLPFGGGKGGVCVDTKTLSVNELERLSRAYVEAFAPFIGPDRDILAPDMYTNGIVIAWMADQYSWISGQASPSAITGKPLAFGGTNGRVDATARGGYYALRYLETALALDPNTATVAIQGFGNVGFHCAKLLHADGYKIVAISDSAGGIYDPSGLDPLAVMQHKHETGGVKGAKGQGKTKEISNAELLELDCDVLVPAALERQITLENCDRVKARIILEMANGPVSPEADKKLTEAGHIIVPDILANSGGVTVSHLEWVQNRSGFYWDSSRVRDHLKTTMETETQSIWTLHNEMELSMRDAAYIHGLRRIAESVEARGTPAYFEGS comes from the coding sequence ATGCCGACTAAGAAAAAAGACGTCGAGGAAAATACGCCCCCGGCGACGGGAATGCTGGCGAAGTCTCGCGAGACGCTGCGGGCAGCCTGCGAGCGGCTCAACATTCATCCCGACGTTTTCGAAGAGCTCAAAGGGCCCCGTGAAACTCTGGCCGCCACGCTCTTGATCCGGATGGATGACGGGAGCCGACGCGCGTTCCAGTCGTGGCGGTGCCGCTATAACGACCGGCGAGGTCCGACCAAGGGCGGCGTTCGTTTCCATCCGAACGTCTCGCTCGACGAGATCGAGACGCTTTCCTTCTGGATGACGTTCAAATGCGCCGTGGCCAACCTGCCATTCGGCGGTGGGAAGGGCGGGGTCTGCGTGGACACGAAGACGCTCTCGGTGAACGAATTGGAACGATTGAGCCGGGCCTATGTCGAAGCCTTCGCGCCGTTCATCGGCCCTGATCGCGATATTCTGGCGCCGGACATGTATACGAACGGGATCGTCATCGCGTGGATGGCGGACCAATACAGCTGGATTTCAGGGCAAGCCTCCCCGAGCGCGATTACCGGAAAACCTCTCGCTTTCGGGGGCACGAATGGGCGGGTCGATGCGACGGCGCGTGGCGGATACTATGCGCTACGCTATCTGGAAACCGCGCTCGCCCTCGACCCGAACACCGCCACGGTGGCTATCCAGGGGTTCGGGAATGTCGGCTTCCACTGCGCCAAGCTTCTGCATGCCGACGGGTATAAAATCGTCGCCATTTCGGATTCCGCCGGCGGCATCTACGATCCAAGCGGGTTGGACCCGCTCGCCGTCATGCAACACAAGCATGAAACCGGCGGCGTGAAAGGCGCGAAGGGGCAAGGTAAGACGAAAGAGATTTCAAACGCCGAGTTGTTGGAACTCGATTGCGACGTGCTGGTGCCTGCCGCATTGGAGCGTCAGATCACGCTCGAGAATTGCGACAGGGTCAAAGCCCGCATCATTCTGGAAATGGCGAACGGACCGGTTTCACCCGAGGCCGACAAGAAGCTGACGGAAGCCGGGCATATCATCGTGCCCGATATCCTCGCGAATTCCGGCGGGGTTACGGTGTCCCATTTGGAATGGGTCCAGAACAGATCGGGTTTTTATTGGGACAGCTCGCGCGTCCGGGATCATCTGAAGACGACGATGGAAACCGAGACGCAATCGATCTGGACCTTGCACAACGAAATGGAGCTTTCGATGCGCGATGCCGCCTATATCCACGGCCTGCGTCGGATCGCGGAATCCGTGGAAGCCCGGGGCACGCCCGCTTATTTTGAGGGATCATAG
- a CDS encoding acetyl-CoA carboxylase biotin carboxylase subunit, protein MAIETLFIANRGEIAVRIIRAAQSLGIKTVQAYSEADAEMLAVRLADEAVCVGPAPAAKSYLNIPSVVAAAKDAGADAVHPGYGFLAENADFARAVEDAGMIFVGPKAETIERMGDKVAARIAAKEAGVPTVPGSDGRITADEALSVAEEIGYPVMIKAAAGGGGRGIRIAQDAAELARLAPQARAEAEAAFGDGGLYLEKVIVNPRHIEVQILGDGTGAAVHCYERECSLQRRRQKVWEEAPAFGLPDATREAMCNAAVALAEAVNYRGAGTIEYLYDAAADEFYFIEMNTRIQVEHPVTEMITGLDLVAMMLRIAGGETLPVTQDQITCTGHAIEVRLNAEDPLMQFMPFPGNVASLSIPEGEGLRFDHFLYEGYQIPPFYDSLLGKMIVHAPTREAAIDLMAETLKDLEIGGLKTTTPLHLALAADPGVRAGDFHTQWLEPWLDAGNLTATDAA, encoded by the coding sequence ATGGCGATCGAAACTCTCTTCATTGCAAACCGGGGCGAGATCGCCGTGCGGATCATCCGCGCCGCGCAATCGCTCGGCATCAAGACGGTGCAGGCCTATTCCGAGGCCGATGCCGAGATGCTGGCGGTCCGGCTCGCCGACGAGGCGGTCTGCGTCGGGCCTGCCCCGGCTGCGAAATCCTACCTGAACATCCCATCCGTCGTGGCGGCCGCGAAAGACGCAGGCGCCGATGCGGTCCATCCGGGCTACGGATTTCTCGCCGAGAACGCCGATTTCGCCCGCGCCGTGGAAGACGCCGGGATGATCTTCGTCGGCCCCAAGGCTGAGACGATCGAGCGGATGGGCGACAAGGTCGCCGCCCGGATCGCCGCGAAAGAGGCGGGCGTGCCGACGGTGCCCGGCTCTGACGGGCGCATCACGGCAGACGAGGCGCTGAGCGTGGCGGAGGAGATCGGCTACCCGGTGATGATCAAGGCCGCCGCCGGTGGCGGTGGGCGCGGCATCCGGATCGCGCAGGACGCGGCCGAGCTGGCCCGTCTCGCCCCGCAGGCCCGCGCCGAGGCCGAAGCGGCTTTCGGCGACGGTGGCCTCTATCTTGAAAAGGTGATCGTCAATCCGCGCCATATCGAGGTGCAGATCCTCGGTGACGGCACGGGGGCCGCGGTCCATTGCTACGAGCGCGAATGTTCGCTGCAGCGCCGCCGCCAGAAGGTCTGGGAAGAAGCCCCGGCCTTCGGCCTGCCGGACGCCACCCGCGAGGCGATGTGCAACGCGGCCGTCGCTTTGGCCGAAGCCGTGAACTACCGCGGCGCGGGCACGATCGAATACCTCTACGATGCGGCCGCCGATGAGTTCTACTTCATCGAGATGAACACCCGTATTCAGGTCGAACATCCCGTGACCGAGATGATCACCGGGCTCGATCTGGTCGCCATGATGCTGCGCATCGCGGGCGGCGAGACGCTGCCCGTCACGCAAGATCAGATCACCTGCACGGGCCATGCGATCGAGGTGCGCCTCAATGCCGAGGATCCGCTGATGCAGTTTATGCCCTTCCCCGGCAACGTGGCCTCGCTGTCGATCCCCGAAGGCGAAGGTCTGCGCTTCGATCACTTCCTCTATGAGGGCTATCAGATCCCGCCCTTCTACGACTCGCTTCTGGGCAAGATGATCGTTCATGCGCCGACCCGCGAGGCCGCGATCGATCTGATGGCCGAGACGCTGAAAGACCTGGAAATCGGCGGCCTGAAGACCACCACGCCCCTGCATCTGGCGCTCGCCGCCGATCCGGGCGTGCGCGCCGGCGACTTCCATACGCAATGGCTCGAGCCGTGGCTCGATGCCGGCAACCTCACCGCAACCGACGCAGCATAG
- a CDS encoding acetyl-CoA carboxylase, which translates to MTDIVSPLPGTFYHKPDPNSAPFKSAGDAVAVGDTIGLIEVMKTFIEVKAEAAGTFSDYAAADATPVSAGDVLAKMG; encoded by the coding sequence ATGACGGATATCGTTTCCCCGCTTCCCGGAACTTTCTACCACAAGCCTGACCCGAATTCGGCGCCGTTCAAATCCGCGGGCGACGCGGTCGCGGTCGGCGACACGATCGGGCTGATCGAGGTGATGAAGACCTTCATCGAGGTGAAAGCCGAGGCCGCGGGCACCTTCTCGGACTATGCCGCGGCGGATGCGACGCCGGTTTCGGCGGGCGATGTGCTCGCGAAGATGGGCTGA
- a CDS encoding 2,3-butanediol dehydrogenase has product MKAARWHGVKDIRVEEIDTPTPGPGEVAIKVAWTGICGSDLHEYLAGPIFVPVEQDHPLSHDKAPITMGHEYCGTVAELGEGVTGLSIGDRVAIEPIFACGTCPACLEGKYNLCDSLGFVGLSGGHGGFAATSVVPARMVHKMPDALSMEQGALVEPAAVALHAVRMSKIRAGDTAAVFGAGPIGLLVVEALRVAGAAQIHVVEPSVERREKALELGATSAIDPMAEDPVEKIRAATGGVHVAFEVTGVPRVLPQCIDSTRHEGQTLIVSIWEGDASFQPNTAVLKERQLQGTIAYRNVYPAVMELMVQGYFSADKLVTKRIKIDQIVEQGFEALVAEKSQVKILVEAPD; this is encoded by the coding sequence ATGAAAGCTGCACGTTGGCACGGCGTGAAAGACATTCGCGTCGAGGAAATCGACACCCCTACCCCCGGCCCCGGAGAGGTCGCGATCAAGGTCGCATGGACCGGGATCTGCGGTTCCGATCTGCACGAATATCTGGCGGGACCGATCTTCGTCCCGGTCGAGCAGGATCATCCGCTCAGCCACGACAAGGCGCCGATCACCATGGGCCACGAATATTGTGGGACCGTGGCGGAGTTGGGAGAAGGCGTCACGGGACTGAGCATCGGCGACCGTGTCGCAATCGAGCCGATCTTCGCCTGCGGCACCTGCCCCGCCTGCCTTGAGGGCAAATACAACCTCTGTGACAGCCTCGGTTTCGTCGGGCTCTCTGGGGGACATGGCGGTTTCGCTGCAACCTCGGTTGTGCCCGCCCGAATGGTTCACAAGATGCCCGACGCGCTGTCGATGGAACAGGGCGCATTGGTCGAGCCCGCCGCCGTCGCGCTGCACGCGGTGCGCATGTCGAAGATCAGGGCGGGTGACACGGCTGCGGTCTTCGGCGCGGGGCCGATCGGGCTTTTGGTCGTCGAGGCGCTGCGCGTCGCGGGCGCGGCCCAGATCCATGTCGTAGAACCCTCAGTTGAACGCCGCGAGAAAGCGCTCGAACTCGGCGCCACCAGCGCCATAGACCCGATGGCGGAAGACCCCGTCGAGAAAATTCGTGCGGCCACCGGCGGTGTTCACGTTGCTTTCGAGGTGACAGGCGTGCCGCGCGTTTTGCCGCAATGCATCGACAGCACCCGCCACGAAGGTCAGACGCTGATCGTCTCGATCTGGGAGGGAGACGCCTCCTTCCAACCCAATACGGCCGTTCTGAAAGAGCGCCAACTGCAGGGCACCATCGCATACCGCAATGTCTACCCGGCGGTGATGGAGCTGATGGTGCAGGGCTATTTCAGTGCCGACAAGCTGGTGACCAAGCGGATCAAGATCGATCAGATCGTGGAGCAAGGCTTCGAAGCGCTCGTCGCGGAAAAATCCCAGGTGAAGATCCTGGTCGAAGCGCCAGACTGA
- a CDS encoding 5-oxoprolinase subunit B family protein, giving the protein MKTRYSFGGDEHVYVEVDEEMSLEAFFVALSLRNAVAEANIPGVTEICPANASFEVRFNPDVISPDEMMARIKELEHKAEAGEKRLDTRIVEVPVYFQDPWTHETLMRFRERHQDPEATDLEYAARINGYDSVEAFIEAYHSQPWFVSMVGFVAGLPFLYQLVEREKQIEVPKYLRPRTDTPKHTVGIGGCFGCIYSVRGAGGYQMFGITPMTIFDPTQTVSYLQDFMVFFKPGDIVKWKPIDRAEFDRIEAAVKDGTYTPRIAEVTFDLEAFNADMAGTNAKLMEALNGV; this is encoded by the coding sequence ATGAAGACAAGGTATTCCTTTGGCGGCGACGAGCACGTCTATGTCGAGGTCGACGAGGAGATGTCGCTCGAAGCCTTCTTCGTAGCACTGTCGCTGCGCAACGCCGTGGCCGAGGCGAACATTCCCGGCGTGACCGAGATCTGCCCCGCCAATGCCAGCTTTGAAGTGCGCTTCAACCCCGACGTGATCTCGCCCGACGAGATGATGGCGCGGATCAAGGAGCTCGAACACAAGGCCGAGGCCGGCGAGAAGCGCCTCGACACGAGGATCGTCGAGGTCCCGGTCTATTTCCAGGACCCCTGGACCCACGAGACCCTGATGCGGTTCCGCGAACGCCATCAGGATCCGGAGGCGACCGATCTCGAATATGCCGCGCGGATCAACGGCTATGACAGCGTGGAAGCCTTCATCGAAGCCTATCACTCGCAGCCGTGGTTCGTCTCGATGGTGGGGTTCGTGGCGGGCTTGCCGTTCCTTTACCAGCTCGTCGAGCGCGAGAAGCAGATCGAGGTGCCGAAATACCTGCGCCCCCGGACCGACACGCCCAAGCATACGGTCGGTATCGGCGGCTGCTTCGGCTGCATCTACTCGGTGCGCGGCGCGGGCGGCTACCAGATGTTCGGCATCACCCCGATGACGATCTTCGATCCGACCCAGACCGTCTCCTATCTGCAAGACTTCATGGTCTTCTTCAAACCCGGCGACATCGTGAAGTGGAAACCGATCGACCGCGCCGAGTTCGACCGGATCGAGGCCGCCGTGAAAGACGGCACCTATACCCCCCGCATTGCCGAAGTGACCTTCGATCTCGAAGCGTTCAACGCCGATATGGCGGGCACCAATGCGAAACTGATGGAGGCCCTCAATGGCGTTTAA